The following are encoded in a window of Carya illinoinensis cultivar Pawnee chromosome 15, C.illinoinensisPawnee_v1, whole genome shotgun sequence genomic DNA:
- the LOC122297629 gene encoding ankyrin repeat-containing protein BDA1-like produces MRLLSLLGDERDEEETGRERAMVNRLREAARKGSVPSLRELLQEDPKFLSKNTPTLSGTALHLASLLGYSSFAKEVLARKPELAAELNPGGSSPLHLAAAKGSVEIIKDLMLVYPDMCLVWDHEGRTPLHLAAIKGRVGVLAELVRVRPEATRVFTSGGESGLHLCVKHNRLEALKVLVEGIGGDDEFVNWRDSDGNTVLHVAVSRKQSVIIKFLLNQTKIEVNARNASGFTALDILSQGPRDIRDMEIKVSLKKAGALKIIEAPSSTYYPEIVENAPLTQPLSLHETGDKQPVVQHKHIDWLGRKRSALMVVASLLASVAFQAAISPPGGVWSDNYSVDSAGNPVGNPHKAGEAVIAYNGTDGYGQFMIFNTIAFLASLSIILLLVSGLPIKRRRWMWIQMVTMWIAITTLTGTYFLGLMNMTPNHEKGSLYSLMKWAVFVWLMLMGIVFLGNMARMILWLLRKYGYIEEKPKGPSIYIEDDENDEL; encoded by the exons ATGAGGCTGCTGAGCCTGTTGGGCGATGAGAGGGACGAAGAAGAAACGGGTAGGGAAAGAGCAATGGTAAATAGGCTTCGAGAAGCAGCCAGGAAAGGATCAGTACCATCTCTCCGTGAACTACTCCAAGAAGACCCTAAATTCCTCAGCAAGAACACCCCTACTCTCTCAGGCACGGCCTTACACCTCGCTTCACTTCTTGGTTACTCTTCTTTTGCAAAAGAAGTACTGGCTCGGAAGCCAGAGCTTGCGGCCGAGTTGAACCCTGGCGGTTCTTCCCCTCTACACTTGGCAGCGGCCAAAGGGTCCGTGGAAATTATCAAAGATTTGATGCTAGTTTACCCCGATATGTGTTTGGTGTGGGATCATGAGGGTAGGACTCCTCTGCATCTCGCGGCGATCAAGGGACGAGTCGGGGTGTTGGCCGAGCTGGTCCGAGTCCGACCGGAGGCCACTCGGGTGTTCACCAGTGGGGGGGAGAGTGGGCTCCACTTGTGTGTGAAGCATAACAGGTTGGAGGCTTTGAAAGTTTTGGTGGAAGGTATTGGGGGAGATGATGAGTTTGTGAATTGGAGGGATTCTGATGGTAACACTGTCTTACATGTTGCTGTTTCCAGGAAACAATCAGTG ATCATAAAATTTTTGCTCAATCAGACAAAGATAGAGGTAAATGCCCGAAATGCAAGTGGCTTTACTGCACTGGACATCTTATCCCAAGGTCCTAGAGATATAAGAGACATGGAAATTAAAGTTTCCTTGAAAAAAGCTGGAGCTTTAAAAATCATTGAGGCACCATCAAGTACCTATTATCCTGAAATAGTCGAAAATGCGCCCTTGACACAGCCATTATCCTTACATGAAACAGGTGACAAACAACCAGTTGTGCAGCATAAACACATCGATTGGTTGGGTAGGAAACGAAGTGCGTTAATGGTAGTAGCATCACTGCTTGCATCAGTGGCCTTTCAAGCAGCAATATCACCACCAGGTGGTGTTTGGTCAGATAACTATTCAGTGGATTCTGCCGGCAACCCTGTGGGAAATCCGCACAAAGCAGGCGAGGCGGTGATCGCTTATAACGGCACAGATGGTTATGGgcaatttatgatttttaacaCCATTGCCTTCCTTGCATCATTGAGCATAATATTGTTGCTAGTTAGTGGATTGCCTATAAAGCGACGCAGATGGATGTGGATTCAGATGGTCACTATGTGGATTGCAATCACAACACTAACTGGTACATATTTTCTTGGATTGATGAACATGACACCGAATCATGAAAAGGGGAGCCTCTATTCTTTGATGAAATGGGCCGTGTTCGTATGGCTGATGCTGATGGGGATTGTGTTTCTTGGTAACATGGCTCGGATGATCTTATGGCTCCTTAGAAAGTATGGATACATTGAAGAGAAGCCAAAAGGGCCCTCAATTTATATTGAGGATGATGAGAATGATGAACTTTGA
- the LOC122295585 gene encoding 17.9 kDa class II heat shock protein-like, with protein sequence MDLRIMGLDSPVFTTLQQMMDLNDDTDKSSHNAPTHAYMRDAKAMAATPADVKEYPNSYVFTIDMPGLKSGDIKVRVEDDNVLVISGERKRDEEKEAKYVRMERRIGKFMRKFVLPENTNTDAISAVCQDGELTVTVEKLPPPEPKKPKTIEVKIA encoded by the coding sequence ATGGATCTCAGAATCATGGGTTTGGATTCTCCTGTCTTCACCACTCTGCAACAGATGATGGACCTGAACGATGACACCGACAAGTCTTCCCACAACGCTCCTACCCACGCCTACATGCGCGACGCCAAGGCCATGGCTGCCACTCCCGCCGATGTCAAGGAGTATCCAAACTCCTACGTCTTCACCATCGACATGCCCGGGCTCAAGTCCGGGGACATCAAGGTCCGGGTAGAGGACGACAATGTGCTGGTGATTAGCGGCGAGAGGAAACGAGATGAGGAGAAAGAGGCCAAGTACGTGAGGATGGAGAGGAGGATCGGGAAATTTATGAGGAAGTTTGTGCTGCCTGAGAATACCAACACAGATGCTATCTCCGCGGTTTGCCAGGACGGCGAGCTAACTGTGACTGTGGAGAAGCTTCCGCCTCCAGAACCCAAGAAGCCCAAGACAATTGAGGTTAAGATTGCATAA
- the LOC122297791 gene encoding 17.9 kDa class II heat shock protein-like gives MDLRILGLDSPLFSNLQQMMDLTDDTDKSSHNAPTRTYMRDAKAMAATPADVKEYPSSYVFIIDMPGLKSGDIKVQVEDENVLVISGERKRDEEKEAKYVRMERRIGKFMRKFVLPENANTDAISAVCQDGVLTVTVEKLPPPEPKKPKTIEVKIA, from the coding sequence ATGGATCTCAGAATCTTgggtttggattctccactctTCTCCAATCTTCAACAGATGATGGACCTGACCGATGACACCGACAAGTCTTCCCACAACGCTCCTACCCGCACCTATATGCGTGACGCCAAGGCCATGGCTGCCACTCCCGCCGATGTTAAGGAGTACCCAAGCTCCTACGTCTTCATTATCGACATGCCGGGGCTCAAGTCCGGGGACATCAAGGTCCAGGTAGAGGACGAAAATGTGCTGGTGATTAGCGGCGAGAGGAAACGTGATGAGGAGAAAGAGGCCAAGTACGTGAGGATGGAGAGGAGGATCGGGAAATTTATGAGGAAGTTTGTGCTGCCTGAGAATGCCAACACAGACGCTATCTCCGCGGTTTGCCAGGACGGCGTGCTGACTGTGACTGTGGAGAAGCTTCCGCCTCCAGAACCCAAGAAGCCCAAGACAATTGAGGTTAAGATTGCATAA